In Ferviditalea candida, the DNA window AAGCCTCCTCGGACGCGCTATCCATCACCCGCACAGCGAACTTGAACACTTCCTTGCCGTTCATGCGCAAATAGTGCCGCCCTTGCTGCACGCTTTCGACAGAAGAGGGACATCTTGAGCCGCCGCCTTCCAGCTGAAGCAGCTCGCCTCCCGATCCGTCCGCGCCGAGCACAAACGAGCGGAATCCTCTTCCCTTGGGCACGCGCCCCAGAACGGCGGCTCCCGCCCCGTCACCGAACAAAATACTCGTATTGCGGTCCGTGTAATCGGTAATTCGGGACAGCACGTCGGCGCCGATCACCAGCGCATGCCGATACATCCCGGTCGATATAAAATTCGACGCGGTGGCGAGTCCGTAAATGAATCCGGAGCATGCCGCGGACAGGTCGAAGGCAGCCGCTTTTCTCGCGCCGAGCTTTTCCTGCAAAATGACCGCCGTCGCCGGGAAAAATTTGTCCGGCGTCACTGTGGCGACAATGATCAAATCAATGTCCTCAGCCGCGAGGCCCGCGTTGGCAATCGCCTTCTTAGCGGCTTCAAAAGCCAAATCCGACGTAGCCTGATCCGCGGCGGCGATTCTTCTTTCCTTGATGCCGGTACGGGTTACGATCCATTCGTCGCTGGTCTCCACCATCTTCTCAAGATCTTGATTCGACAAAACTTTGTCAGGAACATAAAAACCGGTCCCAATAATGCCTACTTGCGTATCGTTCATTCTTTCACATCTCGCTTCCTGCTGATTTCTGTGGATATCGATGACACCAATTCGTTTTGCAGCGCGATTCTGGCCTGCCTGACGGCATTTTTGATCGCATGGGCATCCGAGGAACCGTGGCTTTTGATCAACACTCCATCGATTCCCAAAAACGGGGCTCCTCCATATTCCGTATAATCCAGCTTCTTTTTAAATGCGCTGAGTCCGGGTTTAAGCACGGCTGCGGCCAGCTTACTCCAAAGCGACTTGGTAAATTCCGTCTTCAATGCCGACATAATGCCGCTGGCGGTTCCTTCCATTGTTTTCAGCAGAATATTGCCGACAAACCCGTCGCAAACCACTACGTCGCAGGTGCCCTGCATGAGATCCCGCGCCTCGACGTTGCCCACGAAGTGTATCGGGCCGTTCTTCAGCAAGCCGAAGGCCGCTTTCGTCAATTCGTTGCCTTTCATTTCCTCGGTTCCGACATTCAGTAGGCCGACTCTGGGGCGATTGATGCCGTGAACCCTCTGGCGATAAATGCTGCCCATGATGCCGTACTGCAGCAAATGCTCGGGCGATGCGTCCATGTTTGCCCCCAAGTCCAAGGCCAGCACGCCGTTCCCGTCGAGTGTCGGAAGCACCGGCGCCAATCCCGGACGCTCAATGCCTTCAATCCTTCCGATAATTAGCAGTCCGGTGGTCATTAGCGCTCCGGTATTGCCTGCGGAAATCATCGCATCCGCCTGCTTCTCGCGAACCATCCTGCCGGCGACCACCATCGAAGCGTTCTTCTTGCGCCTTACGGCTCTAACCGGTTCGTCATCGGCGGCAATCACTTCATCGGCATGAAGCGCCTGCACGTTCGACGGAGCATCCGACAGGTAGGGCTTCATCCGCTCGGCGTCGCCAACCAAAATGAGCTCCACGTCCTTCCACTCTTCCGCCGCCAGCAGGGCGCCCCGCACATTGACTTCGGGAGCATGGTCGCCGCCCATGGCGTCAATGGCTATCCGCATGGCTTTTTCCTCCTCTTAGCTGCATTTCTTTGTGCGAACGGTAAATCACGAAATTCCCTTGAAACACCAACTCGTCTCCGACATAAGTAAAGACCTCGACCTTGGCCTTGACTTTTTCTCCGGGAATCGGACGCACATACGCTTTTGAAACGCATTTTTCATAAAGCTTGACCGCGCGGACAAACCGGATGTCGGCCGACAGCGTGAGCGCGATTTGATCGTTGATCACGGCAACCGCGAGTGAATTGGCCTGAGCGAAAAGATGATGTCCCCGGGCGATCCGGGTCCGTGAAAATACGTGCTCTTCCTTGATTTCCAAGATGGAAATTCCGCTCTTGTCCAGCTGCAGGTCAACGAGGTCTCCGATCACTTCATGCAGCGGGATGGAACGGATTTGATCGAAGGAGCGCTCCGCCATCATTTTGATGCGTTCCCGTACTTCCGGTATGCCCAGCTCCAGCCGGTCCAGCCGGATCGTTTGAATGCTGACCTGAAATTTCCCGGCCAGTTCTTCATCCGTCAAAAATGGGTTTTCTTCAATTTCCTTGGTCAGAAGCTGCTGGCGATGTTTTTTGGGCAGACGTTCGATATCCAACACCACCTTTTACCGGTATCCTAATGCCTGCTGAGGGGAAAGAAGCATTTTCCCGCTCGATTCTTTATTACCTGGTACTAAAAGAAGTATATATAATTTTTCCCGAAAAGTGAAGCCAAACCGCAAAATGATCAAAGCTCCAAAGAAAAAAAGCACCTCACCGAAGATGAAGTACTCTTTCTGATCCTCTGAAAACTATTGTT includes these proteins:
- a CDS encoding beta-ketoacyl-ACP synthase III; the encoded protein is MNDTQVGIIGTGFYVPDKVLSNQDLEKMVETSDEWIVTRTGIKERRIAAADQATSDLAFEAAKKAIANAGLAAEDIDLIIVATVTPDKFFPATAVILQEKLGARKAAAFDLSAACSGFIYGLATASNFISTGMYRHALVIGADVLSRITDYTDRNTSILFGDGAGAAVLGRVPKGRGFRSFVLGADGSGGELLQLEGGGSRCPSSVESVQQGRHYLRMNGKEVFKFAVRVMDSASEEALRKAGLEKTDIDLLVPHQANIRIIQSALERLELSKDKCVINVDRYGNVSAASIPIALAEAVEQGKVHEGDRLLFVGFGGGLTWGASVLVW
- the plsX gene encoding phosphate acyltransferase PlsX, producing the protein MRIAIDAMGGDHAPEVNVRGALLAAEEWKDVELILVGDAERMKPYLSDAPSNVQALHADEVIAADDEPVRAVRRKKNASMVVAGRMVREKQADAMISAGNTGALMTTGLLIIGRIEGIERPGLAPVLPTLDGNGVLALDLGANMDASPEHLLQYGIMGSIYRQRVHGINRPRVGLLNVGTEEMKGNELTKAAFGLLKNGPIHFVGNVEARDLMQGTCDVVVCDGFVGNILLKTMEGTASGIMSALKTEFTKSLWSKLAAAVLKPGLSAFKKKLDYTEYGGAPFLGIDGVLIKSHGSSDAHAIKNAVRQARIALQNELVSSISTEISRKRDVKE
- the fapR gene encoding transcription factor FapR, with product MPKKHRQQLLTKEIEENPFLTDEELAGKFQVSIQTIRLDRLELGIPEVRERIKMMAERSFDQIRSIPLHEVIGDLVDLQLDKSGISILEIKEEHVFSRTRIARGHHLFAQANSLAVAVINDQIALTLSADIRFVRAVKLYEKCVSKAYVRPIPGEKVKAKVEVFTYVGDELVFQGNFVIYRSHKEMQLRGGKSHADSH